From the Solanum pennellii chromosome 4, SPENNV200 genome, one window contains:
- the LOC107016571 gene encoding isoleucine N-monooxygenase 2-like translates to MKIISINILSIFPKSNNSNTLWTIFICIILICLILNKWNSSVRNNKIPSPPSPKSWPIIGNLPQLLLKSKPKLIHWIHKIMKEMDAEIACIRFGNFNVIPVTSPELACEFLKTQDSVFSSRPLCMSASLVNNGFLTSIFLPSGDQWMKMRRILASHVLSPTSLQWLRHKRDEEADHLNRFIYTQPVLNMRKLTRYYCGNVVKNMIFSKRSLFGILEKEEEQIDAVFTLIEYVYSFGVSDYLPCLSVFDLGGDKAIIMKAYDIATKQIDIEVDHRIQIWKDGNKTLKEDILDVLIMLKDTNGNPLMNVKEIKAQVLELFLAIVDNPSNAVEWTLAELLNQPKLMQKAIEELNIVVGINRLVQESDLPRLNYVKACIKETFRLHPIVAFNVPHVSVSDTIISEKYFIAKGSVVILSRLGLGRNPRVWKDPLKFNPERHLQMKDGGEVVLTDSKLRLLSFSLGRRGCPGVKLGSTITTMLLARLLQGFTWTLPPNSPCNDLIKSSQTNNYCTLPFVAHAKPRLAKAMYV, encoded by the exons ATGAAGATAATTTCCATTAACATTCTATCCATTTTCCCAAAATCTAATAACAGTAATACACTATGGACAATCTTCATTTGTATAATCTTGATTTGTCTTATTCTCAACAAATGGAATAGTAGtgtaagaaataataaaattccaTCCCCTCCAAGCCCAAAATCATGGCCTATAATTGGAAACCTTCCTCAACTTCTCCTAAAAAGTAAGCCAAAATTAATTCATTGgatacataaaataatgaaGGAAATGGACGCCGAAATTGCTTGCATTCGTTTTGGTAATTTTAATGTCATTCCTGTAACTTCTCCTGAACTTGCTTGCGAGTTCTTAAAAACTCAGGACTCTGTTTTCTCATCAAGGCCTCTTTGCATGTCCGCAAGCCTCGTTAACAATGGCTTCTTAACCTCTATTTTTCTCCCTAGTGGTGATCAATGGATGAAAATGAGAAGAATTCTTGCTTCTCATGTGTTATCACCAACATCACTTCAATGGCTTCGTCATAAGAGGGACGAAGAAGCTGATCACCTTAATCGATTCATTTACACCCAACCTGTTCTTAACATGAGGAAACTCACAAGATATTATTGTGGAAATGTAGTTAAGAATATGATTTTCAGCAAGAGATCATTATTTGgaattttagaaaaagaagaGGAGCAAATTGATGCAGTTTTTACACTTATTGAATATGTTTATTCTTTTGGTGTATCAGATTACTTACCATGCTTAAGTGTGTTTGATTTGGGTGGTGACAAGGCAATTATCATGAAAGCCTACGACATAGCAACTAAACAAATTGATATTGAAGTTGATCACAGGATTCAAATATGGAAAGATGGCAACAAAACTTTGAAAGAAGACATCCTTGATGTTCTTATCATGCTCAAAGATACCAATGGAAATccattgatgaatgtgaaagAGATTAAGGCACAAGTGCTT GAACTTTTTCTGGCAATAGTGGATAATCCATCAAATGCAGTTGAATGGACACTTGCAGAATTGTTGAATCAACCAAAGTTAATGCAAAAAGCAATAGAAGAGCTTAACATTGTTGTTGGGATCAATAGATTAGTTCAAGAATCAGACTTGCCAAGGCTAAATTATGTCAAAGCTTGCATTAAAGAGACCTTTCGACTCCACCCCATTGTGGCTTTTAATGTTCCTCATGTGTCAGTCTCTGATACAATTATCTCTGAAAAGTACTTCATCGCAAAAGGGAGTGTAGTGATATTAAGTCGTCTTGGACTTGGTCGGAATCCCAGAGTTTGGAAGGATCCATTGAAGTTCAATCCAGAGCGTCACCTCCAAATGAAAGATGGTGGTGAAGTAGTTCTCACTGATTCAAAGTTACGTTTGTTGTCATTTAGTTTGGGAAGACGAGGTTGTCCAGGTGTGAAACTTGGTTCAACAATTACTACAATGTTACTTGCTAGGCTTCTTCAAGGATTTACTTGGACTTTACCACCAAATTCACCATGCAATGACTTAATTAAGTCATCTCAGACTAATAATTATTGTACCTTACCGTTTGTTGCTCATGCAAAACCAAGATTAGCTAAGGCCATGTATGTTTAa